The Streptomyces laurentii genome contains a region encoding:
- a CDS encoding hypothetical protein (identified by MetaGeneAnnotator; putative;~sequence version:1): MPGLIRGVARTAAVAGTATAVSNRVSRRQRGRWAAQQASEAPSPQPASSAQPPPASPAPDMTSKLEQLKQLGELKDQGVLSEAEFEEQKRRILGS, encoded by the coding sequence ATGCCAGGTCTCATCCGGGGAGTCGCGCGCACTGCGGCTGTTGCCGGCACGGCGACCGCCGTGTCGAACCGTGTGTCACGCCGTCAGCGGGGACGGTGGGCGGCTCAGCAGGCATCCGAGGCGCCCTCACCTCAGCCGGCGTCCTCCGCCCAGCCGCCTCCGGCTTCGCCGGCCCCCGACATGACCAGCAAGCTCGAACAGCTGAAGCAGCTCGGCGAGCTCAAGGACCAGGGCGTGCTCTCGGAGGCTGAATTCGAGGAACAGAAGCGCAGGATCCTCGGATCGTGA
- a CDS encoding hypothetical protein (Protein involved in propanediol utilization, and related proteins (includes coumermycin biosynthetic protein), possible kinase [Secondary metabolites biosynthesis,transport, and catabolism]; COG4542;~identified by MetaGeneAnnotator; putative;~predicted protein [Streptomyces sp. C]), whose translation MGSGAASGTFGELLQGVLPDERHFLVTLPITMGSTAKFRYSADATGITPDAPGKSKSARVAALALEALGRPGGGELLLAGELPEGKGLASSSADLVASVRAVADAFGVSFPAATIESLLRQVEPTDGVMHDEIVAFLHREVRLHRRLGHLPRFVVVGYDEGGRIDTVSYNRSPAPVDDRTRAEYAVLLDRLATAVARHDLRAVGAVATRSAELHARLRPRPALAPLRAACAETDGLGVVVAHSGTVLGVLLAGDDPDLDRKTSFLQARYARLGGPSAIYHYAPGSTARRDAIEGNGDVL comes from the coding sequence GTGGGCAGCGGCGCTGCCTCCGGCACCTTCGGCGAACTCCTGCAGGGCGTCCTCCCGGACGAGCGCCACTTTCTCGTGACGCTGCCCATCACCATGGGCTCCACCGCGAAGTTCCGCTACTCGGCCGACGCCACCGGCATCACGCCGGACGCCCCGGGCAAGAGCAAGTCGGCGCGGGTCGCCGCACTCGCCCTCGAAGCCCTGGGGCGGCCCGGCGGCGGCGAGCTGCTGCTCGCCGGCGAGTTACCCGAGGGCAAGGGCCTGGCCAGCTCGTCCGCGGACCTGGTGGCCTCGGTCCGGGCCGTCGCGGACGCCTTCGGGGTGTCCTTCCCGGCCGCCACCATCGAGTCCCTGTTACGCCAGGTGGAGCCCACCGACGGGGTCATGCACGACGAGATCGTCGCCTTCCTGCACCGCGAGGTGCGGCTGCACCGCCGCCTCGGCCACCTGCCCCGCTTCGTGGTCGTCGGCTACGACGAGGGCGGCCGGATCGACACCGTCAGCTACAACCGCAGCCCCGCACCCGTCGACGACCGGACCCGCGCCGAATACGCCGTGCTGCTCGACCGGCTGGCCACCGCCGTCGCCCGGCACGACCTGCGCGCGGTCGGCGCCGTCGCCACCCGCAGCGCCGAACTCCACGCCCGGCTGCGGCCGCGCCCCGCGCTCGCGCCGCTCCGCGCGGCGTGCGCGGAGACCGACGGACTCGGCGTGGTCGTCGCGCACAGCGGCACCGTACTCGGCGTCCTGCTGGCCGGCGACGACCCCGACCTGGACCGGAAGACCTCCTTCTTACAAGCCCGATACGCGCGCCTCGGCGGGCCCAGCGCCATCTACCACTACGCGCCCGGCTCGACCGCACGGCGCGACGCCATCGAGGGGAACGGCGATGTTCTTTGA
- a CDS encoding hypothetical protein (identified by MetaGeneAnnotator; putative;~sequence version:1): MRAFAGIGNLEVWYAQFDAAWVRGRFGADLSARGRERWAHAVDKARSHDTVQVFDKLTRVVDGERRITPDPPLITPLEDLLPDEGPGRLEQQISRLIERYGSTSGPTQPSASALLGCLRRSQSVGAVKQGRLGSSRPAAMASSNRAGYSGSVR, from the coding sequence ATGCGTGCCTTCGCCGGCATCGGCAACCTGGAAGTCTGGTATGCCCAGTTCGACGCGGCATGGGTGCGGGGCCGGTTCGGGGCGGACCTGTCCGCGCGGGGCCGTGAACGCTGGGCGCATGCCGTGGACAAGGCGCGTTCGCACGACACCGTTCAGGTCTTCGACAAGCTCACCCGTGTCGTCGACGGTGAGCGCCGGATCACACCCGATCCGCCGCTCATCACCCCTCTTGAGGACCTGCTGCCGGACGAAGGGCCCGGCCGGCTGGAGCAGCAGATCAGCCGGCTGATCGAGCGATACGGCAGCACATCAGGGCCTACCCAGCCCTCGGCGTCTGCCCTTCTGGGCTGTCTGCGCCGCTCCCAGTCCGTCGGAGCGGTGAAACAAGGGCGGCTGGGATCCAGCCGCCCTGCGGCTATGGCTTCGTCGAACCGGGCTGGGTATTCGGGATCCGTGAGGTGA
- a CDS encoding hypothetical protein (identified by MetaGeneAnnotator; putative;~sequence version:1) yields the protein MQWGYSRGAAASTRGDAVSDELEEVGPIDYLVVEFPGNRMTGEGFPLLVDLVDRGLIRILDLMFVRKEDDGSVTGMEIADLTGDGELDLAVFEGASSGLLGQDDIEEAATALEPGSSAGIMIYENLWAAPFATALRRADARLVASGRIPVSAVLDALDAAEAAH from the coding sequence ATGCAATGGGGTTACTCCAGGGGGGCGGCAGCGAGCACCCGAGGTGACGCCGTGAGCGACGAACTCGAAGAAGTGGGCCCGATCGACTATCTGGTCGTCGAGTTCCCCGGTAACCGAATGACAGGTGAGGGGTTCCCCCTCCTGGTCGACCTCGTGGACCGCGGCCTGATCCGGATCCTCGACCTGATGTTCGTCAGGAAGGAGGATGACGGTTCCGTGACCGGCATGGAGATCGCCGACCTGACCGGTGACGGCGAACTCGACCTGGCCGTTTTCGAGGGCGCGTCCTCCGGCCTCCTGGGCCAGGACGATATCGAGGAGGCGGCCACCGCGCTGGAGCCCGGGAGTTCCGCCGGCATCATGATCTACGAGAACCTGTGGGCCGCTCCCTTTGCCACCGCCCTGCGCCGTGCCGATGCCAGGCTGGTCGCCTCCGGGCGAATCCCGGTGTCTGCTGTCCTCGACGCGCTCGACGCTGCCGAGGCTGCTCACTGA
- a CDS encoding ribonuclease BN (PFAM: ribonuclease BN; KEGG: sgr:SGR_1387 putative integral membrane protein;~Virulence factor BrkB; pfam03631;~identified by MetaGeneAnnotator; putative;~ribonuclease BN [Streptomyces sp. SirexAA- E]) — MQAANETPERGAGADEAERRPWSRLHRARVLYRNVSKRQMAWLLLKDTVNSCMEYRILGLAAEAAFFTLLSLPPLLLGLIALLGYADEWTNTNTVASIEENILHAARTVLSERGVNQVARPLIEDVTQAKRPELVSLGFAIALWSGSRAVNVFIDTITVMYGLDGHRGIVKTRLLSFLLYLVALVIGAVVLPLAVVGPDRVVALVPWSTEVVSVLYWPAVILLSIVFLTTLYHVSVPVRSPWIEDIPGALVALAMWVLGSFLLRIYLTSQVEGPTIYGSLAAPIAVLLWIGVSAFAVLVGAAVNAAIDRVWPSVATAAAREANDRMRAAQAADLVARLRAEADDVDEDDPDMPSEFPERWSRFLPPDDVRSRLHAGREKD; from the coding sequence GTGCAGGCAGCAAACGAAACACCCGAGCGGGGCGCGGGAGCCGATGAGGCCGAACGGCGTCCTTGGAGCAGACTCCACCGGGCCCGTGTCCTCTACCGCAACGTCTCGAAGCGGCAGATGGCCTGGCTGCTCCTGAAGGACACGGTCAATTCGTGCATGGAGTACCGCATCCTCGGCCTCGCCGCCGAGGCCGCCTTCTTCACCCTGCTGTCCCTGCCACCGCTGCTGCTCGGTCTGATCGCCCTCCTCGGCTACGCCGACGAATGGACGAACACCAACACGGTCGCCAGCATCGAGGAGAACATCCTCCACGCCGCCCGCACCGTACTGTCCGAGCGGGGCGTGAACCAGGTCGCGCGCCCCCTCATCGAGGACGTCACCCAGGCCAAACGGCCCGAACTCGTCTCCCTCGGCTTCGCCATCGCCCTGTGGTCCGGCTCCCGCGCCGTCAATGTCTTCATCGACACGATCACGGTCATGTACGGGCTCGACGGGCACCGCGGCATCGTCAAGACGCGCCTGCTGTCCTTCCTGCTCTATCTCGTCGCGCTGGTCATCGGCGCGGTCGTGCTGCCGCTCGCGGTCGTCGGCCCGGACCGGGTGGTGGCCCTCGTGCCCTGGAGCACGGAGGTCGTCTCCGTCCTCTACTGGCCGGCCGTCATACTCCTGTCGATCGTCTTCCTGACGACGCTCTACCACGTGTCGGTGCCGGTGCGTTCGCCGTGGATCGAGGACATCCCCGGCGCCCTCGTCGCCCTCGCCATGTGGGTGCTCGGCAGCTTCCTGCTGCGGATCTACCTCACCAGCCAGGTCGAGGGCCCCACCATCTACGGCTCCCTCGCGGCCCCCATCGCCGTGCTGCTGTGGATCGGCGTGTCCGCGTTCGCCGTCCTCGTCGGCGCCGCCGTCAACGCCGCCATCGACCGGGTCTGGCCCTCCGTCGCCACCGCCGCCGCCCGCGAGGCCAACGACCGGATGCGCGCCGCGCAGGCCGCGGACCTGGTCGCCCGGCTGCGCGCGGAGGCGGACGACGTGGACGAGGACGACCCCGACATGCCGTCGGAGTTCCCCGAGCGGTGGTCGAGGTTCCTGCCGCCGGACGACGTGCGGTCGCGGCTGCACGCGGGGCGCGAGAAGGACTGA
- a CDS encoding methyltransferase (S-adenosylmethionine-dependent methyltransferases (SAM or AdoMet-MTase), class I; AdoMet-MTases are enzymes that use S-adenosyl-L-methionine (SAM or AdoMet) as a substrate for methyltransfer, creating the product S-adenosyl-L-homocysteine (AdoHcy); cl16911;~identified by MetaGeneAnnotator; putative;~methyltransferase [Streptomyces sp. Mg1];~phenylalanyl-tRNA synthetase subunit alpha; Provisional; PRK04172) encodes MTRVATADSDYESGEAMQQSDFEQRLISAIQPIRGFFLAQCVEFAMTSGLLDRLSESAEAGVDRPAKDLDLHPERLTGLLRYLEGEGIVTDSEGTPAITAKGREYLAFRPWYELLIGGYGATLRELPDVMADRGRFASRNGTMAGLGSCGMSRHDAVPLVKRMIACLPEAPSALVDLGCGDGTFLLDLCEGGSPGIGVDPTPGSIEIARRAAAERGMSEQVGFVNATAEDYMARVEAEEAGTPCSVTAFSLQEVLEQQGSDATVEVVRTALNHTPGAHLAIVEVDHRPLDPAVTRHGLGNAYYDPYYFLRQTTEQRLETRAFWEQLIEEAGGHIVESVTTTPEVDSTGLELGFLVRGQ; translated from the coding sequence ATGACGCGGGTTGCGACAGCCGACAGCGACTACGAGAGCGGCGAGGCCATGCAGCAATCAGATTTCGAGCAGCGCCTGATCTCCGCGATCCAACCCATCAGGGGCTTCTTTCTCGCACAGTGCGTCGAGTTCGCGATGACCAGCGGTCTGCTGGACCGGCTGAGCGAGTCCGCCGAGGCCGGTGTCGACCGGCCGGCCAAGGATCTGGACCTTCACCCCGAGCGGCTCACCGGCCTGCTGCGCTACCTGGAGGGTGAGGGCATCGTCACCGACTCCGAGGGCACGCCGGCCATCACGGCGAAGGGACGGGAGTACCTCGCCTTCCGCCCGTGGTACGAGCTGCTCATCGGCGGCTACGGCGCCACCCTGCGGGAGCTGCCCGATGTGATGGCCGACCGCGGGCGCTTCGCCTCGCGCAACGGCACGATGGCCGGACTCGGCAGCTGCGGTATGAGCCGCCACGACGCCGTTCCCCTGGTCAAGCGGATGATCGCCTGCCTGCCCGAGGCGCCCAGCGCCCTGGTGGACCTGGGCTGCGGTGACGGAACGTTCCTGTTGGACCTGTGCGAGGGCGGCAGCCCCGGCATCGGCGTGGACCCCACGCCCGGCAGCATCGAGATCGCGCGCCGCGCTGCGGCCGAGCGCGGTATGTCCGAGCAGGTCGGCTTCGTGAACGCGACGGCCGAGGACTACATGGCGCGGGTGGAGGCCGAGGAGGCGGGCACCCCCTGCTCCGTCACCGCCTTCTCGCTGCAGGAGGTCCTGGAGCAGCAGGGCAGTGACGCCACCGTCGAGGTGGTGCGCACCGCCCTGAACCACACGCCCGGCGCGCACCTGGCGATCGTCGAGGTCGACCACCGCCCGCTCGACCCGGCCGTCACCCGGCACGGACTGGGCAACGCCTATTACGACCCGTACTACTTCCTGCGCCAGACCACCGAACAGCGTCTGGAGACGCGGGCTTTCTGGGAGCAGCTCATCGAGGAAGCCGGCGGGCACATCGTCGAAAGCGTGACGACCACGCCCGAGGTCGACTCGACCGGCCTTGAACTGGGATTCCTGGTCCGCGGTCAGTAA
- a CDS encoding glyoxalase/bleomycin resistance protein/dioxygenase (Glyoxalase/Bleomycin resistance protein/Dioxygenase superfamily; pfam00903;~Glyoxalase/bleomycin resistance protein/dioxygenase [Streptomyces fulvissimus DSM40593];~Mitomycin C resistance protein (MRD); cd07235;~UniProt-pubmed:11572948; UniProt-pubmed:20624727; UniProt-pubmed:20581206; UniProt-pubmed:18375553; UniProt-pubmed:15466710; UniProt-pubmed:21551311; UniProt-pubmed:12000953; UniProt-pubmed:17030794; UniProt-pubmed:17151343;~dimer interface [polypeptide binding];~identified by MetaGeneAnnotator; putative;~ligand binding site [chemical binding]), whose protein sequence is MDTNTNRPAPRLDVIGLVTADMAASLAFYRLLGLDVPPGAESAPHVEVTLPGGTRMLWDTEETVRSYDPDWTRPTGGDRVALAFRCADPGQVDAVYESLTAAGHRARLKPWDAVWGQRYAVMLDPDGAAVSLYADREPAA, encoded by the coding sequence ATGGACACGAACACGAACCGACCCGCTCCGCGCCTCGACGTCATCGGCCTCGTCACCGCCGACATGGCCGCCTCTCTCGCCTTCTACCGGCTGCTCGGCCTGGACGTCCCGCCCGGCGCCGAGTCCGCCCCGCACGTGGAGGTCACCCTGCCGGGCGGCACACGGATGCTGTGGGACACCGAGGAGACGGTCCGTTCCTACGACCCCGACTGGACCCGGCCGACGGGCGGCGACCGGGTGGCGCTCGCCTTCCGGTGCGCGGACCCGGGACAGGTGGACGCGGTCTACGAGTCGCTGACGGCGGCCGGCCACCGCGCGCGGCTGAAGCCCTGGGACGCGGTGTGGGGCCAGCGGTACGCGGTGATGCTCGACCCGGACGGCGCGGCGGTGTCGCTCTACGCGGACCGGGAGCCGGCGGCGTAG
- a CDS encoding cysteine synthase (identified by MetaGeneAnnotator; putative;~sequence version:1): protein MFFEAVHDSIGSTPLIRLRLDAREGVEVCAKLETHNPFAMDMLLEARRWAVLHDVEKEARRTEAVASLDAAMARRDKLEHEFYVEGSLAEDRFKTLSAEQSAGIESLGLEAAELARGADLSVFFADGEALADSWAGACSWGGLEVAHDHPRSLSWGSYADP from the coding sequence ATGTTCTTTGAGGCCGTGCACGACTCCATCGGATCGACGCCGCTGATACGGCTCCGGCTCGACGCCCGGGAGGGCGTCGAAGTGTGCGCCAAACTGGAGACGCACAACCCGTTCGCCATGGACATGCTCCTGGAGGCCCGGCGCTGGGCGGTCCTCCACGATGTGGAGAAGGAAGCCCGTCGTACGGAGGCCGTAGCAAGCCTCGATGCGGCCATGGCACGCCGTGACAAGCTGGAGCACGAATTCTATGTCGAGGGTTCGTTGGCGGAAGACCGGTTCAAGACCCTGTCGGCTGAGCAATCGGCAGGGATCGAATCGCTTGGCCTTGAAGCCGCGGAACTGGCACGAGGGGCCGACCTCTCGGTCTTCTTCGCGGATGGCGAGGCGCTGGCAGACTCGTGGGCCGGCGCATGCTCCTGGGGTGGTCTTGAAGTCGCCCACGATCACCCCCGCTCGCTTTCCTGGGGATCGTACGCCGATCCTTGA
- a CDS encoding major facilitator superfamily protein (COG0477 Permeases of the major facilitator superfamily;~drug resistance transporter, EmrB/QacA subfamily; TIGR00711;~identified by MetaGeneAnnotator; putative;~major facilitator superfamily protein [Streptomyces collinus Tu365]) gives MEPRTRTSESPPKARIVLLTLAAGQFLMALDSSVMNVSIATVAKDVGTTVTGIQGAITAYTLVMAMFMIPGGKVGALIGRKRAFVIGCVIYGCGSLTTALAPNLTVLLIGWSFLEGIGAALIMPAIVALVAGNFATERRPAAYGLVAAAGAVAIAVGPLIGGVATTYFSWRWVFAGEVLVVLGILVLARRIADAPAGEGARIDLVGAVLSALGLGLFVYGVLRSDEWGWFQPKPDAPSWLGVSLVVWLILAGLLLIWLFLHWETGMVERHREPLVDPAMLQNKQLTGGLTMFFFQYLVQMGVFFVVPLYLSVALGLSALKTGARLLPLSVTLLAAAVLIPRYLPGVSPRRVVRLGVLALFAGALVLMAALDTDAGAEIVTIPLLLIGLGMGALASQLGSVTVSAVPEAQSAEVGGVQNSVTNLGASIGTALAGSIMIAAMTTSFLTSVEQNPAIPAEVKSQATVELQSGVPFLSDAELTSALDEAGTSEAVTQAALDANEDARIDGLRAAVAILAFAALLAMFFTSRIPNTQPGSTKP, from the coding sequence ATGGAACCCAGGACAAGAACCTCCGAGAGTCCACCAAAGGCGCGGATCGTCCTACTGACACTCGCCGCCGGTCAGTTCCTGATGGCGCTGGACAGCTCGGTCATGAACGTCTCGATCGCGACGGTGGCCAAAGACGTGGGCACGACGGTGACGGGTATCCAGGGCGCCATCACGGCCTACACCCTGGTGATGGCGATGTTCATGATCCCCGGCGGCAAGGTGGGGGCGCTGATCGGCCGCAAACGCGCGTTCGTGATCGGCTGCGTCATCTACGGCTGCGGCTCCCTCACCACGGCGCTCGCACCGAACCTGACCGTGCTGCTGATCGGCTGGTCGTTCCTGGAGGGGATCGGGGCGGCACTCATCATGCCCGCGATCGTGGCGCTCGTGGCCGGCAACTTCGCCACCGAGCGACGTCCCGCCGCCTACGGACTCGTCGCGGCCGCGGGGGCCGTGGCGATCGCGGTCGGGCCGCTCATCGGAGGTGTGGCGACGACGTACTTCTCCTGGCGGTGGGTCTTCGCCGGAGAGGTCCTGGTGGTGCTCGGCATCCTGGTGCTCGCCCGCCGCATCGCCGACGCGCCGGCCGGCGAAGGCGCTCGCATCGATCTCGTGGGCGCCGTGCTGTCCGCGCTCGGGCTCGGGCTCTTCGTCTACGGCGTGCTCCGCTCCGACGAATGGGGCTGGTTCCAGCCGAAGCCCGACGCGCCCTCATGGCTCGGGGTCTCGCTGGTCGTGTGGCTGATTTTGGCCGGTCTCCTGCTGATCTGGCTCTTCCTCCACTGGGAGACAGGCATGGTGGAGCGGCACAGGGAGCCACTTGTCGACCCGGCCATGCTGCAGAACAAGCAGCTCACCGGCGGACTGACGATGTTCTTCTTCCAGTACCTCGTTCAGATGGGCGTCTTCTTCGTCGTACCGCTCTATCTGTCGGTCGCCCTGGGCCTGTCCGCGCTCAAGACCGGTGCCCGCCTTCTGCCGCTCTCCGTGACACTGCTGGCGGCCGCCGTCCTGATCCCCCGCTACCTGCCCGGCGTCTCGCCCCGGCGGGTGGTGCGGCTCGGGGTCTTGGCGTTGTTCGCGGGCGCGCTGGTCCTGATGGCCGCGCTCGACACGGACGCCGGTGCGGAGATCGTCACCATCCCCCTGCTGTTGATCGGGCTCGGCATGGGCGCGCTGGCGTCCCAGCTCGGGTCGGTCACCGTGTCCGCTGTGCCAGAAGCACAGAGTGCGGAAGTCGGCGGTGTCCAGAACTCCGTCACCAACCTGGGCGCCTCTATCGGTACAGCGCTCGCCGGGTCGATCATGATCGCCGCGATGACGACTTCGTTCCTCACCAGCGTGGAACAGAATCCGGCGATCCCGGCCGAGGTCAAGAGCCAGGCGACCGTCGAACTCCAAAGCGGCGTACCGTTCTTGTCGGATGCCGAGCTCACGTCCGCGCTCGACGAAGCGGGCACCAGCGAGGCGGTGACCCAGGCGGCACTCGACGCGAACGAAGACGCCAGGATCGACGGTCTGCGCGCCGCAGTCGCCATCCTCGCCTTCGCCGCGCTCCTCGCCATGTTCTTCACCTCACGGATCCCGAATACCCAGCCCGGTTCGACGAAGCCATAG
- a CDS encoding araC family transcriptional regulator (AraC family transcriptional regulator [Nocardia brasiliensis ATCC700358];~helix_turn_helix, arabinose operon control protein; smart00342;~identified by MetaGeneAnnotator; putative) → MYEERAARLDGAVVWTRTLGPTAGPSARPVLPDGCMDLIWADGRLLVAGPDTRAYVPEIPAVVYAGVRFAPGEAPGVLGAEASELRDRHVDLADLWGARTARRLADEVTGAADRAAALERLVLRRAAGAPPPDPLLRAVVARLRAGGTVGAAAAETGLGVRRLHRRSLAAFGYGPKTLARILRLQRALALVTAGVPYAAAAHRAGCTDQAHLAREMRALTGMTLTAYAAGSRSA, encoded by the coding sequence ATGTACGAGGAGCGCGCCGCGCGGCTCGACGGCGCGGTGGTCTGGACCCGTACCCTCGGCCCAACCGCCGGCCCCTCGGCGCGACCGGTCCTGCCCGACGGATGCATGGACCTGATCTGGGCCGACGGACGGCTGCTCGTCGCCGGGCCCGATACGCGCGCGTACGTGCCCGAGATCCCCGCCGTCGTGTACGCGGGCGTGCGCTTCGCACCCGGGGAGGCGCCCGGCGTCCTCGGCGCCGAGGCGAGCGAACTGCGCGACCGGCACGTGGACCTGGCCGATCTGTGGGGCGCCCGGACGGCCCGCCGGCTCGCCGACGAGGTCACCGGCGCCGCCGACCGCGCCGCCGCCCTGGAACGGCTGGTCCTGCGCCGGGCCGCCGGGGCGCCGCCGCCGGACCCGCTGCTTCGGGCCGTGGTCGCCCGGCTCCGGGCGGGCGGGACGGTCGGGGCCGCCGCCGCCGAGACCGGGCTCGGCGTACGGCGGCTGCACCGCCGCTCGCTCGCCGCGTTCGGCTACGGCCCGAAGACCCTGGCCCGGATCCTGCGGCTCCAGCGGGCGCTCGCCCTGGTGACGGCGGGCGTCCCGTACGCGGCGGCGGCGCACCGCGCGGGCTGCACGGACCAGGCCCATCTGGCCCGCGAGATGCGGGCCCTGACGGGGATGACCCTGACGGCCTACGCCGCCGGCTCCCGGTCCGCGTAG
- a CDS encoding hypothetical protein (identified by MetaGeneAnnotator; putative;~sequence version:1): protein MFAANTVAVLFPLLASVSLDASLFEMGLLSAAGYVPYLGVSLFAGAWLDRKPKRAIIVFCDMARALLLLAIPLAWWLDLLSVPTLLVVALLVGCFSVVADVGSASILPALVERDDLIDGNSKLELSASSAGIAGSALGGGIFQLLAGPVSMMINTVLFALSAFFTALIRGERKTAGEGGEGEEPEEPSQTIWRDMADGVAFVTGHATVRTLVLTTLVIDFFTAIAEPVALVFVTRTLDIPPFSVGLILAASGAGALAGAILGGLLGTAVGTLPAADPGLAGHAHRAPDPRLRDLAAEHGHTVEDAEELLADAFDVRRALPRMRSAGSATPDQVRAALAGQDQDGRSLTAAWGAARGGRTAGVGRHGPCPRSGCRFGMNACGGTRWIRGWHASPRPGPGRHRAPGPRARGRWAAALPPAPSANSCRASSRTSATFS from the coding sequence ATGTTCGCGGCGAATACGGTGGCGGTTCTCTTCCCGTTGCTCGCCTCTGTTTCCCTCGACGCCTCGCTCTTCGAGATGGGTCTGCTCTCGGCGGCGGGATACGTCCCGTACCTCGGAGTCAGTCTCTTCGCGGGAGCGTGGCTCGACAGGAAACCGAAGCGCGCCATCATCGTCTTCTGCGACATGGCTCGCGCACTGCTGCTGCTCGCCATTCCGTTGGCATGGTGGCTCGACCTCCTGAGCGTGCCCACGCTGCTCGTCGTGGCCCTGCTCGTCGGATGCTTCAGCGTGGTGGCGGATGTGGGCAGCGCGTCGATCCTGCCCGCACTCGTCGAGCGTGACGATCTGATCGACGGCAACAGCAAGCTGGAGCTGAGCGCGTCCTCCGCCGGCATCGCGGGCAGCGCGCTCGGCGGCGGCATCTTCCAGCTGCTGGCCGGGCCGGTCTCGATGATGATCAACACGGTGCTCTTCGCGCTCTCGGCGTTCTTCACGGCGCTGATCCGCGGTGAGCGGAAGACCGCCGGGGAGGGCGGCGAGGGCGAGGAGCCCGAGGAGCCGAGCCAGACCATCTGGCGCGACATGGCCGACGGCGTCGCGTTCGTCACCGGCCACGCCACGGTGCGGACCCTGGTCCTCACCACGCTCGTGATCGACTTCTTCACGGCGATCGCGGAGCCCGTCGCGCTGGTCTTCGTCACCCGCACGCTCGACATCCCGCCGTTCAGCGTGGGTCTCATCCTGGCCGCGTCGGGCGCCGGCGCGCTCGCCGGCGCCATCCTCGGCGGCCTGCTGGGCACCGCGGTCGGCACGCTGCCCGCCGCTGATCCTGGCCTCGCTGGGCACGCTCATCGCGCCCCTGATCCTCGCCTGCGGGACCTCGCCGCGGAGCACGGGCACACCGTCGAGGACGCGGAAGAGCTGCTCGCGGACGCGTTCGACGTACGGCGCGCGCTGCCGCGGATGCGGTCCGCCGGGTCCGCCACCCCTGACCAGGTGCGGGCCGCGCTGGCCGGACAGGACCAGGACGGGAGGAGCCTCACCGCCGCGTGGGGGGCGGCGCGCGGAGGTCGTACGGCAGGCGTTGGACGACACGGACCGTGCCCTCGGTCTGGATGCCGATTCGGAATGAACGCATGCGGGGGAACACGGTGGATCAGAGGATGGCACGCGTCCCCGCGCCCGGGGCCTGGCCGGCACCGGGCGCCGGGTCCCCGGGCCCGTGGGCGGTGGGCAGCGGCGCTGCCTCCGGCACCTTCGGCGAACTCCTGCAGGGCGTCCTCCCGGACGAGCGCCACTTTCTCGTGA